In a single window of the Daphnia carinata strain CSIRO-1 chromosome 4, CSIRO_AGI_Dcar_HiC_V3, whole genome shotgun sequence genome:
- the LOC130694456 gene encoding SRSF protein kinase 3-like isoform X3 produces MRDDTASMCTCPIDAFNDTSMAETDPLPPWLLSERTESFASFTPVDRWLISRSQRECWWTSRSGSAKLIWLLDEGGGEHIERPAKIEKPDSVIVAARPLVAAMLTMIFAYLMIRNLMGWHRSLPTDGRHGRMASGLRLHRRRWRDDGDWIDYFADDSDSFDAMIVENDYDRLFIGPASGCLSLPVRKPALCAVTYQEELEEGGDNVLMELCDATSFSSDGWSSSCSGESLAVTGQEPPLQHTLLICSSLTACYIGRPDGSNASDEEENEFEFQSISSSPSFATAPSSLSFSFDDAVSDCSMEFDTASSGNDVKGSISETLDEDEEILGSDDDEQEDPRDYTKGGYHPVKIGDLFHNRYHVVRKLGWGHFSTVWLCWDLVAKRFVALKVVKSASHYTETALDEIKLLRCVRESDETDPKREKTVQLLDDFKISGINGTHVCMVFEVLGHNLLKLIIRSQYQGIPLLNVKTIIRQVLEGLDYLHTKCRIIHTDIKPENILICVDEPFIRKLAADATQWHKMGMKLPGSLVSTAPKELQSPNTTNMSKSKKKKMKKKAKKKAELLEKQLQQLEELEENLQINGCKETEKNGTSFQAADEACAANPSLRNGGSNNVEHRKSFAEMTEAQVHPASSASAPEGFLNPQDNPNGNENSIGESSMRRTSSVPDQRSLLDKRPDPVREVWPDMLVKIADLGNACWVHHHFTEDIQTRQYRCLEVLLGAGYGTPADIWSTACMAFELATGDYLFEPHSGEDYSRDEDHLAHIIELLGDIPKHIAASGKYSRVFFNKKGELRHITKLKPWGLFEVLTEKYEWDVQQARDFAEFLHPMLAFDPNQRATAAECLLHPWLTGVPLDGHQQQLQAERRQCLSFVHQPTEEVGDLDEEDDDDEDDEDDEDDDDDDEDDDDDERDAEKPRQVVVPS; encoded by the exons ATGAGAGACGATACGGCGTCAATGTGCACCTGCCCCATCGACGCTTTCAACGATACGAGCATGGCCGAGACGGACCCACTTCCGCCTTGGCTTCTATCAGAGCGGACAGAGTCGTTCGCCTCTTTTACGCCAGTGGATCGTTGGCTGATCAGTCGGAGCCAGCGCGAGTGTTGGTGGACAAGTCGATCGGGCAGCGCGAAACTCATTTGGTTACTCGACGAAGGCGGAGGAGAACACATCGAAAGGCCGGCCAAAATCGAGAAGCCGGACTCGGTGATTGTGGCCGCTCGTCCGCTAGTTGCCGCCATGTTGACGATGATTTTCGCCTATTTAATGATTCGCAATCTGATGGGCTGGCATCGCAGTTTGCCGACGGACGGCCGTCACGGCCGCATGGCCAGTGGCTTGCGACTCCATCGGCGGCGATGGCGGGACGACGGAGACTGGATCGATTATTTCGCCGACGATTCGGATTCCTTTGACGCTATGATCGTCGAAAACGATTACGATCGACTGTTCATTGGACCGGCGTCGGGTTGCTTGAGTTTGCCCGTTAGAAAACCGGCCCTTTGCGCCGTCACGTATCAGGAAGAATTGGAAGAAGGCGGAGATAACGTGTTGATGGAACTGTGCGATGCGACTTCGTTCTCTTCCGATGGTTGGTCCTCGTCTTGTTCTGGCGAATCATTGGCCGTCACTGGGCAAGAGCCACCGCTCCAGCATACGCTTTTGATCTGTTCGTCGTTGACTGCCTGTTATATCGGTCGGCCTGACGGAAGTAACGCGagcgatgaagaagaaaatgaatttgaatttcaatcgaTTTCGAGCAGCCCATCGTTCGCAACGGCCCCGTCCTCGTTGTCGTTTTCATTTGACGATGCAGTGTCTGATTGTTCAATGGAATTCGACACTGCCAGCAGCGG GAACGATGTCAAGGGATCGATCTCTGAAACGCTagacgaagacgaagagaTCCTAGGCTCTGATGACGACGAACAAGAAGATCCCAGGGATTACACTAAAG GTGGATACCATCCAGTCAAGATTGGTGACCTCTTTCACAATCGATATCACGTCGTGCGCAAACTGGGATGGGGCCATTTCTCCACCGTCTGGCTCTGCTGGGATTTGGT GGCGAAGCGATTTGTGGCCCTCAAGGTGGTCAAGAGCGCATCGCACTACACGGAGACGGCCCTGGACGAGATCAAGTTGCTGCGCTGCGTCCGCGAGAGCGATGAAACGGATCCTAAACGCGAGAAGACGGTCCAGCTTCTCGACGACTTTAAGATCAGCGGAATCAACGGGACGCACGTCTGCATGGTCTTTGAGGTTCTCGGCCACAACCTCCTCAAGCTCATCATCCGCAGCCAGTACCAAGGCATTCCCCTGCTCAACGTCAAGACCATCATCCGCCAG GTCCTTGAAGGTTTAGATTATTTGCATACCAAGTGTCGCATCATCCACACAGACATCAAGCCTGAAAATATATTGATTTGCGTCGATGAGCCCTTCATCCGGAAGTTGGCAGCTGATGCCACCCAATGGCATAAGATGGGCATGAAACTTCCCGGATCTTTAG TGAGCACGGCGCCCAAAGAGCTGCAGTCGCCCAACACGACCAACATGTCaaagagcaagaagaagaagatgaaaaagaaagccaaaaagaagGCGGAATTGCTGGAAAAACAGCTCCAACAGCTTGAGGAGCTGGAGGAGAATCTCCAGATCAATG GATGTAAAGAGACGGAGAAGAACGGAACGAGCTTCCAGGCTGCAGATGAAGCGTGCGCAGCCAATCCCTCTCTCAGGAACGGTGGATCAAACA ATGTGGAACACCGCAAGAGTTTCGCAGAAATGACGGAGGCCCAAGTTCATCCAGCTTCGTCCGCCTCTGCACCGGAAGGCTTTCTCAATCCACAAGATAATCCTAATGGCAACGAGAACTCGATCG GTGAAAGCAGTATGCGTCGCACGTCTTCTGTTCCAGACCAGCGATCATTGTTGGATAAAAGACCGGATCCTGTCCGCGAAGTCTGGCCCGATATGTTGGTGAAAATTGCGGATTTGGGCAACGCTTGTTGGGTG CATCATCACTTTACCGAAGATATTCAGACGAGGCAATATCGTTGTCTGGAAGTTCTGCTCGGTGCTGGATACGGAACTCCGGCTGATATCTGGAGTACGGCTTGCATG GCTTTCGAGTTAGCCACCGGTGACTATCTGTTCGAGCCTCATTCTGGTGAGGATTATTCGAGGGATGAGGACCATTTGGCTCACATTATCGAGTTGTTGGGCGATATTCCAAAACACATCGCGGCTTCGGGAAAATATTCTCGCGTCTTTTTCAATAAAAAGG GAGAGCTGAGACACATCACAAAACTGAAGCCTTGGGGTCTGTTTGAGGTGCTAACGGAGAAATATGAATGGGACGTGCAACAAGCGCGCGATTTTGCCGAATTTCTTCATCCCATGTTGGCGTTTGATCCTAACCAGCGAGCCACGGCAGCCGAATGCCTGCTCCATCCGTGGCTGACGGGCGTACCGCTTGATGGCCATCAGCAACAGTTGCAAGCCGAACGTCGCCAGTGTCTGTCCTTTGTCCATCAACCGACCGAAGAAGTCGGTGATTTGGACGAAGAG GACGATGACGACGAGGATgatgaagacgatgaagatgacgacgatgatgatgaggatgatgacgacgacgagCGTGATGCAGAAAAACCTCGACAGGTCGTTGTTCCTTCATGA
- the LOC130694456 gene encoding serine/threonine-protein kinase spk-1-like isoform X1, producing the protein MDEFSTMPPSDRFGTSSTSSSPADMHRPRRHLPSPALAQATSLLRLTQTYGGSFDICDLSVLHLSLTSSPSAPVVSSTVLHPSALIGVAGRKLPVPRRAHPADHHSKMSSSGHHMSQSDLMMASVADAMDEMDALIRPSSGSASIGSASVRDSPKLSLSRKLPVPPVSAAAKVINQSRRLLPRPLSCDVPCVSDADMAAGLQPSAYLPTSQRARSSQLCRPFSFDYSSGAEAELEEAALLHQPQQGTVGSDPSLLYFETQNRRTLNRQSSTTSCPALVRPCALSPRSPKYRTDASSFNGSVSGGSSINTTPSPLPHLHQSSSILSTTTITDPAAYVPTGVLVPFSTPSHHTALPLSIVSSQAVGTAGIIPPRPYLWPATATHENPSLMIPSTGSAFRAPPLASQYRQASLSLPPSGLDPSFDTATTATTSSIAATTTLAMRRHRFHHDVGDEGGSFCGPFGEFSHYRLDMQRPSRSRQPVRNSTILAARNDVKGSISETLDEDEEILGSDDDEQEDPRDYTKGGYHPVKIGDLFHNRYHVVRKLGWGHFSTVWLCWDLVAKRFVALKVVKSASHYTETALDEIKLLRCVRESDETDPKREKTVQLLDDFKISGINGTHVCMVFEVLGHNLLKLIIRSQYQGIPLLNVKTIIRQVLEGLDYLHTKCRIIHTDIKPENILICVDEPFIRKLAADATQWHKMGMKLPGSLVSTAPKELQSPNTTNMSKSKKKKMKKKAKKKAELLEKQLQQLEELEENLQINGCKETEKNGTSFQAADEACAANPSLRNGGSNNVEHRKSFAEMTEAQVHPASSASAPEGFLNPQDNPNGNENSIGSESSMRRTSSVPDQRSLLDKRPDPVREVWPDMLVKIADLGNACWVHHHFTEDIQTRQYRCLEVLLGAGYGTPADIWSTACMAFELATGDYLFEPHSGEDYSRDEDHLAHIIELLGDIPKHIAASGKYSRVFFNKKGELRHITKLKPWGLFEVLTEKYEWDVQQARDFAEFLHPMLAFDPNQRATAAECLLHPWLTGVPLDGHQQQLQAERRQCLSFVHQPTEEVGDLDEEDDDDEDDEDDEDDDDDDEDDDDDERDAEKPRQVVVPS; encoded by the exons ATGGATGAGTTTTCCACTATGCCACCGTCCGATCGGTTCGGCACTTCATCTACATCGTCTTCGCCAGCAGACATGCATCGTCCGCGTCGTCATCTGCCGTCTCCGGCCTTGGCGCAAGCAACGTCCTTACTTAGACTGACTCAGACGTATGGTGGCAGCTTTGATATTTGCGATTTGAGCGTATTGCATTTGTCTCTGACGAGTTCGCCGTCAGCACCTGTCGTATCTTCGACCGTCCTCCATCCATCGGCTCTTATCGGAGTGGCCGGTCGTAAGCTACCCGTTCCGCGGCGAGCTCATCCCGCCGATCACCACAGCAAAATGTCGTCGTCGGGCCATCACATGAGCCAAAGTGATTTGATGATGGCAAGCGTGGCAGATGCGATGGATGAGATGGATGCTCTCATTCGTCCCTCGTCGGGATCGGCCTCGATTGGAAGTGCGAGCGTTCGCGATTCGCCGAAACTTTCGCTGTCGAGGAAGCTGCCCGTGCCGCCCGTATCCGCCGCAGCTAAAGTCATCAACCAATCACGACGCCTCTTGCCGCGACCCTTGTCGTGCGACGTGCCGTGTGTCAGCGATGCCGACATGGCCGCCGGACTGCAACCGTCCGCCTACCTGCCGACGAGTCAGAGAGCGAGGAGCTCGCAACTGTGCCGACCTTTTTCCTTCGATTACTCATCCGGTGCGGAAGCCGAATTGGAGGAGGCGGCGTTACTCCATCAGCCGCAACAGGGGACGGTCGGGAGCGATCCGAGTCTTTTGTATTTCGAAACGCAGAATCGCCGCACTTTGAACCGTCAGTCGAGCACGACGTCGTGTCCTGCGTTGGTCCGTCCTTGCGCGTTGTCGCCACGCTCTCCCAAGTACCGAACGGATGCGTCCTCGTTCAACGGAAGTGTCAGCGGCGGAAGTAGCATCAACACGACCCCTAGTCCCCTGCCTCATTTGCATCAATCCTCGTCAATCCTGTCGACCACGACCATCACCGATCCAGCTGCCTACGTCCCGACCGGAGTCCTTGTGCCTTTTTCTACCCCATCACACCACACCGCCTTACCTTTATCGATTGTATCCAGTCAAGCGGTCGGGACAGCTGGAATAATCCCTCCCCGTCCTTATTTGTGGCCGGCCACTGCCACTCACGAGAATCCGTCGTTAATGATTCCTTCGACCGGTTCGGCCTTTCGTGCGCCGCCACTCGCCTCTCAATACAGACAAGCTTCACTGTCACTCCCGCCAAGCGGACTTGATCCGTCGTTCGATACCGCCACGACGGCCACCACCTCTAGCATTGCTGCTACAACAACATTGGCGATGCGTCGCCACCGTTTCCATCACGACGTCGGTGACGAAGGCGGTTCCTTTTGCGGACCGTTTGGTGAATTTTCGCATTACCGATTGGACATGCAACGTCCGTCGCGCTCGCGTCAGCCTGTCCGCAATAGTACCATCTTGGCGGCCAG GAACGATGTCAAGGGATCGATCTCTGAAACGCTagacgaagacgaagagaTCCTAGGCTCTGATGACGACGAACAAGAAGATCCCAGGGATTACACTAAAG GTGGATACCATCCAGTCAAGATTGGTGACCTCTTTCACAATCGATATCACGTCGTGCGCAAACTGGGATGGGGCCATTTCTCCACCGTCTGGCTCTGCTGGGATTTGGT GGCGAAGCGATTTGTGGCCCTCAAGGTGGTCAAGAGCGCATCGCACTACACGGAGACGGCCCTGGACGAGATCAAGTTGCTGCGCTGCGTCCGCGAGAGCGATGAAACGGATCCTAAACGCGAGAAGACGGTCCAGCTTCTCGACGACTTTAAGATCAGCGGAATCAACGGGACGCACGTCTGCATGGTCTTTGAGGTTCTCGGCCACAACCTCCTCAAGCTCATCATCCGCAGCCAGTACCAAGGCATTCCCCTGCTCAACGTCAAGACCATCATCCGCCAG GTCCTTGAAGGTTTAGATTATTTGCATACCAAGTGTCGCATCATCCACACAGACATCAAGCCTGAAAATATATTGATTTGCGTCGATGAGCCCTTCATCCGGAAGTTGGCAGCTGATGCCACCCAATGGCATAAGATGGGCATGAAACTTCCCGGATCTTTAG TGAGCACGGCGCCCAAAGAGCTGCAGTCGCCCAACACGACCAACATGTCaaagagcaagaagaagaagatgaaaaagaaagccaaaaagaagGCGGAATTGCTGGAAAAACAGCTCCAACAGCTTGAGGAGCTGGAGGAGAATCTCCAGATCAATG GATGTAAAGAGACGGAGAAGAACGGAACGAGCTTCCAGGCTGCAGATGAAGCGTGCGCAGCCAATCCCTCTCTCAGGAACGGTGGATCAAACA ATGTGGAACACCGCAAGAGTTTCGCAGAAATGACGGAGGCCCAAGTTCATCCAGCTTCGTCCGCCTCTGCACCGGAAGGCTTTCTCAATCCACAAGATAATCCTAATGGCAACGAGAACTCGATCGGTA GTGAAAGCAGTATGCGTCGCACGTCTTCTGTTCCAGACCAGCGATCATTGTTGGATAAAAGACCGGATCCTGTCCGCGAAGTCTGGCCCGATATGTTGGTGAAAATTGCGGATTTGGGCAACGCTTGTTGGGTG CATCATCACTTTACCGAAGATATTCAGACGAGGCAATATCGTTGTCTGGAAGTTCTGCTCGGTGCTGGATACGGAACTCCGGCTGATATCTGGAGTACGGCTTGCATG GCTTTCGAGTTAGCCACCGGTGACTATCTGTTCGAGCCTCATTCTGGTGAGGATTATTCGAGGGATGAGGACCATTTGGCTCACATTATCGAGTTGTTGGGCGATATTCCAAAACACATCGCGGCTTCGGGAAAATATTCTCGCGTCTTTTTCAATAAAAAGG GAGAGCTGAGACACATCACAAAACTGAAGCCTTGGGGTCTGTTTGAGGTGCTAACGGAGAAATATGAATGGGACGTGCAACAAGCGCGCGATTTTGCCGAATTTCTTCATCCCATGTTGGCGTTTGATCCTAACCAGCGAGCCACGGCAGCCGAATGCCTGCTCCATCCGTGGCTGACGGGCGTACCGCTTGATGGCCATCAGCAACAGTTGCAAGCCGAACGTCGCCAGTGTCTGTCCTTTGTCCATCAACCGACCGAAGAAGTCGGTGATTTGGACGAAGAG GACGATGACGACGAGGATgatgaagacgatgaagatgacgacgatgatgatgaggatgatgacgacgacgagCGTGATGCAGAAAAACCTCGACAGGTCGTTGTTCCTTCATGA
- the LOC130694456 gene encoding SRSF protein kinase 3-like isoform X2 codes for MRDDTASMCTCPIDAFNDTSMAETDPLPPWLLSERTESFASFTPVDRWLISRSQRECWWTSRSGSAKLIWLLDEGGGEHIERPAKIEKPDSVIVAARPLVAAMLTMIFAYLMIRNLMGWHRSLPTDGRHGRMASGLRLHRRRWRDDGDWIDYFADDSDSFDAMIVENDYDRLFIGPASGCLSLPVRKPALCAVTYQEELEEGGDNVLMELCDATSFSSDGWSSSCSGESLAVTGQEPPLQHTLLICSSLTACYIGRPDGSNASDEEENEFEFQSISSSPSFATAPSSLSFSFDDAVSDCSMEFDTASSGNDVKGSISETLDEDEEILGSDDDEQEDPRDYTKGGYHPVKIGDLFHNRYHVVRKLGWGHFSTVWLCWDLVAKRFVALKVVKSASHYTETALDEIKLLRCVRESDETDPKREKTVQLLDDFKISGINGTHVCMVFEVLGHNLLKLIIRSQYQGIPLLNVKTIIRQVLEGLDYLHTKCRIIHTDIKPENILICVDEPFIRKLAADATQWHKMGMKLPGSLVSTAPKELQSPNTTNMSKSKKKKMKKKAKKKAELLEKQLQQLEELEENLQINGCKETEKNGTSFQAADEACAANPSLRNGGSNNVEHRKSFAEMTEAQVHPASSASAPEGFLNPQDNPNGNENSIGSESSMRRTSSVPDQRSLLDKRPDPVREVWPDMLVKIADLGNACWVHHHFTEDIQTRQYRCLEVLLGAGYGTPADIWSTACMAFELATGDYLFEPHSGEDYSRDEDHLAHIIELLGDIPKHIAASGKYSRVFFNKKGELRHITKLKPWGLFEVLTEKYEWDVQQARDFAEFLHPMLAFDPNQRATAAECLLHPWLTGVPLDGHQQQLQAERRQCLSFVHQPTEEVGDLDEEDDDDEDDEDDEDDDDDDEDDDDDERDAEKPRQVVVPS; via the exons ATGAGAGACGATACGGCGTCAATGTGCACCTGCCCCATCGACGCTTTCAACGATACGAGCATGGCCGAGACGGACCCACTTCCGCCTTGGCTTCTATCAGAGCGGACAGAGTCGTTCGCCTCTTTTACGCCAGTGGATCGTTGGCTGATCAGTCGGAGCCAGCGCGAGTGTTGGTGGACAAGTCGATCGGGCAGCGCGAAACTCATTTGGTTACTCGACGAAGGCGGAGGAGAACACATCGAAAGGCCGGCCAAAATCGAGAAGCCGGACTCGGTGATTGTGGCCGCTCGTCCGCTAGTTGCCGCCATGTTGACGATGATTTTCGCCTATTTAATGATTCGCAATCTGATGGGCTGGCATCGCAGTTTGCCGACGGACGGCCGTCACGGCCGCATGGCCAGTGGCTTGCGACTCCATCGGCGGCGATGGCGGGACGACGGAGACTGGATCGATTATTTCGCCGACGATTCGGATTCCTTTGACGCTATGATCGTCGAAAACGATTACGATCGACTGTTCATTGGACCGGCGTCGGGTTGCTTGAGTTTGCCCGTTAGAAAACCGGCCCTTTGCGCCGTCACGTATCAGGAAGAATTGGAAGAAGGCGGAGATAACGTGTTGATGGAACTGTGCGATGCGACTTCGTTCTCTTCCGATGGTTGGTCCTCGTCTTGTTCTGGCGAATCATTGGCCGTCACTGGGCAAGAGCCACCGCTCCAGCATACGCTTTTGATCTGTTCGTCGTTGACTGCCTGTTATATCGGTCGGCCTGACGGAAGTAACGCGagcgatgaagaagaaaatgaatttgaatttcaatcgaTTTCGAGCAGCCCATCGTTCGCAACGGCCCCGTCCTCGTTGTCGTTTTCATTTGACGATGCAGTGTCTGATTGTTCAATGGAATTCGACACTGCCAGCAGCGG GAACGATGTCAAGGGATCGATCTCTGAAACGCTagacgaagacgaagagaTCCTAGGCTCTGATGACGACGAACAAGAAGATCCCAGGGATTACACTAAAG GTGGATACCATCCAGTCAAGATTGGTGACCTCTTTCACAATCGATATCACGTCGTGCGCAAACTGGGATGGGGCCATTTCTCCACCGTCTGGCTCTGCTGGGATTTGGT GGCGAAGCGATTTGTGGCCCTCAAGGTGGTCAAGAGCGCATCGCACTACACGGAGACGGCCCTGGACGAGATCAAGTTGCTGCGCTGCGTCCGCGAGAGCGATGAAACGGATCCTAAACGCGAGAAGACGGTCCAGCTTCTCGACGACTTTAAGATCAGCGGAATCAACGGGACGCACGTCTGCATGGTCTTTGAGGTTCTCGGCCACAACCTCCTCAAGCTCATCATCCGCAGCCAGTACCAAGGCATTCCCCTGCTCAACGTCAAGACCATCATCCGCCAG GTCCTTGAAGGTTTAGATTATTTGCATACCAAGTGTCGCATCATCCACACAGACATCAAGCCTGAAAATATATTGATTTGCGTCGATGAGCCCTTCATCCGGAAGTTGGCAGCTGATGCCACCCAATGGCATAAGATGGGCATGAAACTTCCCGGATCTTTAG TGAGCACGGCGCCCAAAGAGCTGCAGTCGCCCAACACGACCAACATGTCaaagagcaagaagaagaagatgaaaaagaaagccaaaaagaagGCGGAATTGCTGGAAAAACAGCTCCAACAGCTTGAGGAGCTGGAGGAGAATCTCCAGATCAATG GATGTAAAGAGACGGAGAAGAACGGAACGAGCTTCCAGGCTGCAGATGAAGCGTGCGCAGCCAATCCCTCTCTCAGGAACGGTGGATCAAACA ATGTGGAACACCGCAAGAGTTTCGCAGAAATGACGGAGGCCCAAGTTCATCCAGCTTCGTCCGCCTCTGCACCGGAAGGCTTTCTCAATCCACAAGATAATCCTAATGGCAACGAGAACTCGATCGGTA GTGAAAGCAGTATGCGTCGCACGTCTTCTGTTCCAGACCAGCGATCATTGTTGGATAAAAGACCGGATCCTGTCCGCGAAGTCTGGCCCGATATGTTGGTGAAAATTGCGGATTTGGGCAACGCTTGTTGGGTG CATCATCACTTTACCGAAGATATTCAGACGAGGCAATATCGTTGTCTGGAAGTTCTGCTCGGTGCTGGATACGGAACTCCGGCTGATATCTGGAGTACGGCTTGCATG GCTTTCGAGTTAGCCACCGGTGACTATCTGTTCGAGCCTCATTCTGGTGAGGATTATTCGAGGGATGAGGACCATTTGGCTCACATTATCGAGTTGTTGGGCGATATTCCAAAACACATCGCGGCTTCGGGAAAATATTCTCGCGTCTTTTTCAATAAAAAGG GAGAGCTGAGACACATCACAAAACTGAAGCCTTGGGGTCTGTTTGAGGTGCTAACGGAGAAATATGAATGGGACGTGCAACAAGCGCGCGATTTTGCCGAATTTCTTCATCCCATGTTGGCGTTTGATCCTAACCAGCGAGCCACGGCAGCCGAATGCCTGCTCCATCCGTGGCTGACGGGCGTACCGCTTGATGGCCATCAGCAACAGTTGCAAGCCGAACGTCGCCAGTGTCTGTCCTTTGTCCATCAACCGACCGAAGAAGTCGGTGATTTGGACGAAGAG GACGATGACGACGAGGATgatgaagacgatgaagatgacgacgatgatgatgaggatgatgacgacgacgagCGTGATGCAGAAAAACCTCGACAGGTCGTTGTTCCTTCATGA
- the LOC130694456 gene encoding SRSF protein kinase 3-like isoform X4, producing the protein MSSIKSDTNRRVLAIQAKKKRYKNSNKGKGRPREKETREEDSTKKDKRPSAKPTPRNDVKGSISETLDEDEEILGSDDDEQEDPRDYTKGGYHPVKIGDLFHNRYHVVRKLGWGHFSTVWLCWDLVAKRFVALKVVKSASHYTETALDEIKLLRCVRESDETDPKREKTVQLLDDFKISGINGTHVCMVFEVLGHNLLKLIIRSQYQGIPLLNVKTIIRQVLEGLDYLHTKCRIIHTDIKPENILICVDEPFIRKLAADATQWHKMGMKLPGSLVSTAPKELQSPNTTNMSKSKKKKMKKKAKKKAELLEKQLQQLEELEENLQINGCKETEKNGTSFQAADEACAANPSLRNGGSNNVEHRKSFAEMTEAQVHPASSASAPEGFLNPQDNPNGNENSIGSESSMRRTSSVPDQRSLLDKRPDPVREVWPDMLVKIADLGNACWVHHHFTEDIQTRQYRCLEVLLGAGYGTPADIWSTACMAFELATGDYLFEPHSGEDYSRDEDHLAHIIELLGDIPKHIAASGKYSRVFFNKKGELRHITKLKPWGLFEVLTEKYEWDVQQARDFAEFLHPMLAFDPNQRATAAECLLHPWLTGVPLDGHQQQLQAERRQCLSFVHQPTEEVGDLDEEDDDDEDDEDDEDDDDDDEDDDDDERDAEKPRQVVVPS; encoded by the exons atgAGCTCAATCAAGAGTGATACCAACCGTAGAG TGCTAGCTATccaggcaaagaagaaaagatataaaaacTCTAATAAAGGCAAAGGACGACCcagagaaaaggaaacaagagaAGAAGACTCCACAAAGAAGGACAAGCGACCATCAGCAAAACCAACACCAAG GAACGATGTCAAGGGATCGATCTCTGAAACGCTagacgaagacgaagagaTCCTAGGCTCTGATGACGACGAACAAGAAGATCCCAGGGATTACACTAAAG GTGGATACCATCCAGTCAAGATTGGTGACCTCTTTCACAATCGATATCACGTCGTGCGCAAACTGGGATGGGGCCATTTCTCCACCGTCTGGCTCTGCTGGGATTTGGT GGCGAAGCGATTTGTGGCCCTCAAGGTGGTCAAGAGCGCATCGCACTACACGGAGACGGCCCTGGACGAGATCAAGTTGCTGCGCTGCGTCCGCGAGAGCGATGAAACGGATCCTAAACGCGAGAAGACGGTCCAGCTTCTCGACGACTTTAAGATCAGCGGAATCAACGGGACGCACGTCTGCATGGTCTTTGAGGTTCTCGGCCACAACCTCCTCAAGCTCATCATCCGCAGCCAGTACCAAGGCATTCCCCTGCTCAACGTCAAGACCATCATCCGCCAG GTCCTTGAAGGTTTAGATTATTTGCATACCAAGTGTCGCATCATCCACACAGACATCAAGCCTGAAAATATATTGATTTGCGTCGATGAGCCCTTCATCCGGAAGTTGGCAGCTGATGCCACCCAATGGCATAAGATGGGCATGAAACTTCCCGGATCTTTAG TGAGCACGGCGCCCAAAGAGCTGCAGTCGCCCAACACGACCAACATGTCaaagagcaagaagaagaagatgaaaaagaaagccaaaaagaagGCGGAATTGCTGGAAAAACAGCTCCAACAGCTTGAGGAGCTGGAGGAGAATCTCCAGATCAATG GATGTAAAGAGACGGAGAAGAACGGAACGAGCTTCCAGGCTGCAGATGAAGCGTGCGCAGCCAATCCCTCTCTCAGGAACGGTGGATCAAACA ATGTGGAACACCGCAAGAGTTTCGCAGAAATGACGGAGGCCCAAGTTCATCCAGCTTCGTCCGCCTCTGCACCGGAAGGCTTTCTCAATCCACAAGATAATCCTAATGGCAACGAGAACTCGATCGGTA GTGAAAGCAGTATGCGTCGCACGTCTTCTGTTCCAGACCAGCGATCATTGTTGGATAAAAGACCGGATCCTGTCCGCGAAGTCTGGCCCGATATGTTGGTGAAAATTGCGGATTTGGGCAACGCTTGTTGGGTG CATCATCACTTTACCGAAGATATTCAGACGAGGCAATATCGTTGTCTGGAAGTTCTGCTCGGTGCTGGATACGGAACTCCGGCTGATATCTGGAGTACGGCTTGCATG GCTTTCGAGTTAGCCACCGGTGACTATCTGTTCGAGCCTCATTCTGGTGAGGATTATTCGAGGGATGAGGACCATTTGGCTCACATTATCGAGTTGTTGGGCGATATTCCAAAACACATCGCGGCTTCGGGAAAATATTCTCGCGTCTTTTTCAATAAAAAGG GAGAGCTGAGACACATCACAAAACTGAAGCCTTGGGGTCTGTTTGAGGTGCTAACGGAGAAATATGAATGGGACGTGCAACAAGCGCGCGATTTTGCCGAATTTCTTCATCCCATGTTGGCGTTTGATCCTAACCAGCGAGCCACGGCAGCCGAATGCCTGCTCCATCCGTGGCTGACGGGCGTACCGCTTGATGGCCATCAGCAACAGTTGCAAGCCGAACGTCGCCAGTGTCTGTCCTTTGTCCATCAACCGACCGAAGAAGTCGGTGATTTGGACGAAGAG GACGATGACGACGAGGATgatgaagacgatgaagatgacgacgatgatgatgaggatgatgacgacgacgagCGTGATGCAGAAAAACCTCGACAGGTCGTTGTTCCTTCATGA